A portion of the Carya illinoinensis cultivar Pawnee chromosome 11, C.illinoinensisPawnee_v1, whole genome shotgun sequence genome contains these proteins:
- the LOC122280347 gene encoding protein EDS1L-like — translation MAGGGRLGDLIEMDEELIMKACSSAMNAHKLPGKPFTFEKFRASSGTYTAFIFGFAGSWSVNDLQIVQNPFGETQIKTELFPSLKSIGNDEFAMVNQCSQQRFEERILGTSDFRAKVQMAMQECVRGRKQMVFTGHSTGGSIAILATLWFLENYSIKLDASPLCVTFGCPLTGNHIFSHALRREKWASYFKHFVMRYDIIPRILLAPIPSIDQNIPPILQFFDAKSKNPALQHFGNITTQQASDFFITVMRNASAMTSHAACKLMGNTNLLLETTTSFISLSPYKPFGTYIFCTGNGKLVVLSNPDAVLQLLFYSCQLSRETDQEVDIAFRSLLQHFVYESELQESLQMQDVHNLDSSQLETLPLSAEAGGDSATLNSALNDLGLSTRARLCLRAAGELEKRKRGNEDYINGKKIHIDKAMKELEDYQEKSALRKLGSYDAFKLQKDEEDFKANVKRLKLAGTFDEIIEMLKRFELPDGFEGDRGWVELGTRYRRLVEPLDIANYYRHSKNEDTGAYMKRGRPKRYRYTQRWQEHAEKMATDASGESNFWAELEEIRRKTGNREGFEKSKIEF, via the exons ATGGCTGGTGGAGGAAGGCTTGGAGACCTCATAGAAATGGATGAAGAGCTTATCATGAAAGCTTGCTCTTCTGCCATGAACGCTCACAAGCTTCCAGGGAAGCCCTTTACTTTTGAGAAATTCCGTGCTTCATCAGGTACTTATACGGCCTTCATTTTCGGCTTTGCTGGATCTTGGTCTGTAAATGATTTGCAGATTGTTCAAAACCCTTTTGGAGAAACCCAGATCAAAACCGAACTGTTTCCTTCTCTTAAAAGTATAGGCAACGATGAATTTGCCATGGTTAATCAATGTTCTCAGCAGAGGTTCGAGGAGAGGATCTTGGGGACTTCAGATTTCCGAGCTAAG GTGCAAATGGCCATGCAAGAATGTGTGAGAGGGAGGAAGCAAATGGTGTTTACAGGACACTCCACGGGTGGTTCAATTGCCATCCTTGCAACACTTTGGTTCTTGGAAAACTACTCCATAAAACTGGATGCCTCGCCTCTCTGTGTGACATTTGGATGTCCTCTAACTGGTAATCACATATTTTCACATGCTCTTAGGCGAGAGAAATGGGCTTCCTACTTCAAACACTTTGTCATGAGATATGACATTATCCCCCGGATCTTGCTTGCTCCTATACCATCCATTGATCAAAATATTCCACCAATACTGCAATTTTTCGATGCAAAATCCAAAAACCCTGCACTTCAACACTTTGGCAATATCACGACTCAACAGGCGTCGGATTTTTTTATTACTGTAATGAGAAATGCATCGGCCATGACAAGccatgctgcctgcaaactcatGGGGAACACAAATTTGCTCTTGGAAACTACAACCAGCTTCATATCATTAAGCCCTTACAAACCCTTTGGAACCTACATCTTCTGCACTGGCAACGGAAAACTGGTGGTGTTGAGCAACCCAGATGCTGTTCTGCAGCTACTGTTTTACTCTTGTCAATTGAGCAGGGAAACTGATCAAGAGGTAGACATTGCCTTTAGAAGTCTTCTGCAACATTTTGTATATGAATCTGAACTGCAAGAAAGTTTACAAATGCAAGATGTACACAATCTTGACTCGAGCCAATTGGAAACCCTCCCACTGTCTGCAGAGGCAGGAGGTGATAGTGCCACGCTCAACTCAGCCTTGAATGACCTCGGATTG AGCACGAGAGCCAGACTGTGTCTTCGTGCTGCTGGAGAATTAGAGAAACGAAAGCGGGGAAACGAGGATTATATCAATGGGAAGAAGATACACATCGACAAAGCAATGAAGGAGCTAGAAGACTACCAAGAGAAGAGTGCGCTTAGGAAGTTAGGGTCTTATGATGCCTTCAAGCTTCAAAAAGACGAGGAGGACTTCAAAGCTAATGTGAAGAGACTTAAGCTAGCAGGTACATTCGATGAAATCATCGAGATGTTAAAAAGATTCGAACTCCCTGATGGATTCGAGGGTGATAGGGGTTGGGTAGAGCTCGGAACTAGGTATCGCCGCCTTGTAGAGCCCCTGGATATCGCCAACTACTATCGACACTCCAAGAACGAGGACACAGGAGCCTATATGAAGAGGGGCAGGCCAAAGCGTTACAGATACACACAGAGATGGCAGGAGCATGCTGAGAAGATGGCTACCGATGCCAGTGGAGAATCCAATTTCTGGGCAGAGTTAGAGGAGATCCGCAGGAAAACTGGTAACAGGGAAGGGTTTGAAAAGTCAAAGATAGAGTTTTAA